The window ATGGAGGTTTGGGACTGAAGTCTTACTTGAACCGATCGTGTGATGAGAGAAAGGAGGTAGCCTCCGCCCCTCTCCGATCATTCAGAGACATGAGCCAACCGATTTTCGTAGGGGCGGCTTTCGCCGCGAATATTCCAGGATGGAGGAAAGGGGGGTTGGGATTGAAAGCTCTCCCTTCGGAAACGATCGCCGTCGCCGTGGGGACAGCGGTTCGGGGCTGAAGCCCCTCCTACCGAAAAAACGATCCCTGCAGGACCGGTTTGGGAGGAGGAGCATGGGCCGACCTGGGTTAAGATTAGGATGAAGGCTCATCCTCCCGAAGCGAGGTGAACGATGCGGCAACCGCTCATCGCCGGGAACTGGAAAATGCATAAGACGGCCGCGGAGGGGCAGGCCCTCGCTCAAGCGATCCGCCAGGGCCTTCAAACCGATCATGTGGAGGTGGTGCTCTGCCCACCTTTCACCGCCTTGTCCGCTGTCCATGCGGTCCTCCAGGGCTCCTCCATCCGGCTCGGAGCTCAGAACATGCACTGGGAGGACGCGGGGGCGTTCACCGGGGAGATCTCCCCGGTGATGTTAAAGGAATGGTGCCGGTATGTCATCCTCGGCCATTCGGAACGGCGGCAGCACTTCCACGAAGACGATGAGATGATCCGCCGCAAGGTGGCCGCCGCCCTGCGCCACGGCTTGACACCCATCCTCTGCGTGGGGGAGACGCTGGCCCAGCGGGAAGCCGGGGAGACCGGTGCGGTGGTCGCCGCCCAGACCCGCCGCGCCCTGGAGGGGCTCACCCCGGAACAGGCCATGGGAATCGTCATCGCCTATGAGCCGGTCTGGGCCATCGGGACCGGACGGGCGGCCACCGGAGCCGACGCGGAGGAGGTGATCCGGCGCTGGATCCGGGGGACCCTTGCGGAGCAGTTCGGTGCGGAGGTGGCCCAGCGGGTGCGCGTGCTTTACGGAGGCAGCGTCACCCCGGAGAACATCGCGGAGTTCGTGTGCCGTCCCTCCATCGACGGCGCCCTGGTCGGGGGAGCCAGCCTCCGGGCGGAGAGCTTCCTGGGGATCATCCATGAGACCGCGCGGGCGAAGGCGTGAGAGGATCCGATGCCTCCGGAGGGCATCTCCCTTCAACGGATCTTGATCTTCGGCGCGGGAGCGGTGGGCGGTTACCTGGGGGCGATGCTCCAGGCTTTCGGGCACGAAGTGATCCTC is drawn from Thermoflexus hugenholtzii and contains these coding sequences:
- the tpiA gene encoding triose-phosphate isomerase, which codes for MRQPLIAGNWKMHKTAAEGQALAQAIRQGLQTDHVEVVLCPPFTALSAVHAVLQGSSIRLGAQNMHWEDAGAFTGEISPVMLKEWCRYVILGHSERRQHFHEDDEMIRRKVAAALRHGLTPILCVGETLAQREAGETGAVVAAQTRRALEGLTPEQAMGIVIAYEPVWAIGTGRAATGADAEEVIRRWIRGTLAEQFGAEVAQRVRVLYGGSVTPENIAEFVCRPSIDGALVGGASLRAESFLGIIHETARAKA